Below is a genomic region from Betaproteobacteria bacterium.
GACGCGCTGTCGCCGCCGTCTGCAGCGATCGGTGCGCCGACCTCGCCGTGATCGGCAAACGCCTTCAGCGTCCCCTCCGGCATCGTGTTGACCGTGTACGGCGCTGCCAGCACCTTGACGTAGAGGATGTCCGAAGCCTTCGGATCCTTCGTTCCGGTGCTT
It encodes:
- a CDS encoding transaldolase, translated to STGTKDPKASDILYVKVLAAPYTVNTMPEGTLKAFADHGEVGAPIAADGGDSASVLASFAQAGVDVGALAARLQEEGAASFVKSWNDMMAVIGSKCAALEKVG